Genomic segment of Peribacillus frigoritolerans:
TTGAAGCATTCCGTGAAGCGGATAATGTGCTTCGTCAAGGTGTACAAGGGATTTCAGATCTAATTGCTGTTCCAGGTCTAATTAACTTGGACTTTGCCGATGTGAAGACCATCATGTCAAACAAAGGTTCCGCACTTATGGGAATCGGGATTTCCTCAGGGGAAAACCGTGCGGCGGAAGCGGCGAAAAAAGCCATTTCCAGTCCGCTGCTTGAAACATCGATTGATGGTGCCCAAGGTGTACTGATGAATATTACAGGTGGTACGAACCTAAGTCTTTTTGAAGTCCAGGAAGCGGCCGATATCGTGGCTACTGCATCCGATCAAGACGTAAACATGATCTTTGGTTCGGTTATCAATGAAAACTTAAAAGATGAAATCGTCGTTACGGTAATTGCAACAGGCTTTAACGAGGTTGAAGCTTCAATACGGCCTACTGGACGTCCAACACTCGGACAACAGCAGCAATCAAGACCTCAGACACAACAAACGCCACAGCAAAACGTGAAGCGGGAAGTGAAGAGGGAAGAAGTCAATGAACAGCCTGCACGTAATGCCAATCAAGGTGACGAGGCCTTGGATATTCCAACATTCCTCCGTAACCGCAATAGACGCCGTTAATATCGACGTCACATGCCGTCCCCATTTGGGGACGGTTTTTTGACGTTAATAAATGAATTCCTTAAAAGCAGTAGTGTCCAATCATAATGGGGCATTCTTCAGCTTTATCACTCTGACCAATGTGCAGAACGAAATCTGCATAATAGTATCTTTGTTCTTGCCTGCATGTCCCTCAGCGGTATCTGACGGATCGCCTTGGCAGAAGGAATCCAAAAAGATGAGAGCAATAAATTATTAAACTTTTATAACATAAATCGACAGAAGTAAAAGGGAGCAGGATAGTCTCTATGACAGTAATGAAAATATCAATAGCTGTTTTTCTACAAAAAGGGTAAAAATGACTGAAAAACTCTTAAGTTTTCAGTACAAAAAGTGACACACTTTCTAAGGGCAGGTACGCTATACTTTTTGCTAGTGGAAGGTTAGTTCATAAAAGGAGGGGAGGGTGTTTGACTTTATATTTAGATGTGATCTGGTTGTTGAATTGGTTATTTGACTGCCTCCTTTTATATTGGACCGCAATCATTCTCAAACGAAGGGTAGCTCTTTGGCGGGTATGCATCGGCGGGCTGATTGGTTCCTTCATTATCGTATTGGCATTCACTCCTTTTTATGCAATTGCCGACCGAGTGTACATGAAGATTTTAGTATCCCTGGTCATGGTGCTGGCAACCTTTGGGTTCAATAGGTTAAAACTTTTCATGAAATCGGTGGCCACTTTATATTTCGTGACGTTTTTATCGGGAGGTATCCTTCTAGGACTACATTACCTATTTGAATTCCAAATCGTGTCCAAGGACCCTGGTCAATATGCAGGAATCAACCGTTTTGGGGACCCTGTCAGCTGGATATTCATAATGATCGGGTTCCCGCTCGCATGGCAATTTTCCAAGCGAACACTTGAAGGAATGGAGATGACAAAACTTACACATGAACAAATGGTTTCGGTCTCGGTTAAAATTTCTGACTTCGAAGGGAAATTTCATGGATTGGTGGATAGCGGCAATCAACTATATGACCCCATTACACGTTCCCCAGTAATGATCATCGCACTTTCTGGCGGGGAAACAGGAATTCCGGACGATATGCTGGAGCTTTTTAAAAACCCTGATAACCTGATTAGTCAGGAAGAGCAGCCCGAATATTCATGGACAGGAAGAATGCGTGTAATCCCTTATAAAGTTGTGGGTCATGAACATCAGCTGTTAACCGCAATCAAACCGGATTACATCAAAATCGTTCAAGGAGAAAAAGAATTTCACGTCAAGCAGGGTCTCGTTTCGTTTACCTTTCAGCAACTCTCTCCCGACAATAGCTATCAATCTATCGTTCACCCGAAAATGTTAACCGGGATACCGGTGCAAAATGCCTCCTGAACCATCGATTCACTCTTAAATTTGACCCATAATCCGTTTATTAGAAGGGAGAATTATTTTGAAGAAATTCATTCTTCGGCTCACTTATTTTTGGTACAAACTATTGTTCAAGCTCGGATTGAAAACGGACGAAATATTTTATATAGGAGGGAGTGAGGCACTGCCGCCTCCCCTTTCAAAGGAAGAAGAAGCTATACTGATCAATAAATTACCCAATGGCGATGAAGCTGCACGCTCGATCTTGATTGAACGTAATTTAAGGCTGGTGGTTTATATTGCCAGGAAATTTGAAAATACCGGCATCAATATTGAAGATTTAATCAGCATTGGTACCATAGGTTTAATCAAAGCTGTGAATACATTCAATCCTGAGAAGAAAATAAAACTGGCTACATATGCTTCAAGATGCATCGAGAATGAAATATTAATGTATTTACGCAGAAATAACAAAATCCGTTCTGAAGTTTCTTTTGATGAACCTCTGAATATTGATTGGGATGGAAACGAACTTCTGTTATCCGATGTACTTGGAACGGACGATGACATTATCACGAAAGATCTTGAAGCAAACGTTGACCGTAAGCTGCTGACAAAAGCACTTACACAGTTATCTGAACGTGAAAAACAGATAATGGAACTCCGTTTTGGACTTGCAGGCGGAGAAGAAAAAACCCAAAAGGATGTTGCCGACATGCTGGGGATTTCCCAATCTTACATTTCTCGTTTGGAAAAAAGGATTATTAAGAGGCTTCGTAAAGAATTTAATAAAATGGTGTAAAAAAATAATTTTGCTTAAATGTCAATCAAATCAATACTTTGGTAGCTATATTGAAAAATAATGGCGGATTTCTGTTCTAGCCATGTGCATATTTTTTCCTCCCGCGGAGATACTGTTTTTTGTACAGCGCTCCTGTGAGGAGGGAATAATTTTGTCTCGTAATAAGGTTGAAATCTGCGGTGTGGATACATCAAAATTACCGGTTTTAAAGAATGAAGAAATGAGAAAACTCTTTAAAGAACTGCAAGATGGCGATATTTCAGCAAGAGAAAAACTGGTAAACGGGAATCTTCGACTCGTTCTAAGCGTCATTCAACGCTTCAACAATCGGGGAGAGTATGTAGATGATCTATTTCAGGTAGGCTGTATAGGGTTGATGAAGTCGATAGATAACTTTGACCTAGGTCAAAATGTTAAGTTTTCAACGTATGCTGTACCGATGATTATTGGAGAAATAAGAAGATATCTTCGTGACAATAATCCAATTCGGGTATCCCGTTCTTTAAGAGACATCGCTTACAAAGCTTTGCAGGTAAAAGAGAAGCTCATAAGCCAGACCCTTCGTGAGCCGACAGCTGAAGAAATCGCCAAGGTGTTGGAAGTACCTCATGAAGAAATTGTTTTTGCACTAGATGCTATACAAGATCCAGTTTCACTTTTTGAACCGATTTATAATGATGGCGGGGATCCGATTTATGTACTCGACCAACTGAGTGATGAAAAAAATAAAGATAGTACCTGGATTGATGAGATAGCTATAAATGAAGGTATGAGACGGTTGAATGACCGGGAAAAAATGATCCTTCGTAAACGGTTTTTCCAAGGGAAGACGCAAATGGAGGTAGCCGAGGAAATCGGCATTTCACAAGCACAGGTCTCCCGATTGGAAAAAGCGGCAATCAAGCAAATGAATAAAAATATCCAACAGTAGAAGCTGAGCATGAGAAGTAGTTAGCTGAAGCGGGTAGGGCAAAAATGTCGATACCCGCTTAGCAGCTACTTATCCATAGCGGCTTTTTTATTTTGTAGAAAAGCCCTTCCGTGAATCGAATGGACGTTTATTTATCGTATTCTTCATCCTTGAGCGCATCATGTCATATACATAGGAATAGGACCTTCATCTATGATGAAATTTTGAGGAGCTGAGTGATGTGACCAGGATTTCCGAATTTCAAATTAAGGATATCGTCAATATAGCGGATGGCAAGAAATTAGGTAATATGTCAGATCTTGAAATCAATACGGCCACGGGGAAAATAGAGGCCATTGTCGTTTCGAATGGAACCAGATTAATGGGTTTTTTTGGCAAGGAGCAGGATATTGTGATTCCGTGGCGCAAAATAAAAAAAATCGGTGCAGATGTCATACTTGTTGAACATCAGACGGTATTTCAAGCAGAACTGAAAGATGAACGGTTTTAAGGTGCATGGCGCAAATATATGATACACTAGACTAAAAATAAAGAGGTTTATAGCATGAAAGAGCCATTTGTTTTAATAAAAGATCAATACATGCTCATTGACAGCTGGAGACAAAAAAATCTCCAGCTCGTAGCGGGCTTCACCACAAAAAATGGGGGAGTCAGTACAGGTGATTTTCAAACATTGAATACCGGTTTTCATGTCGGTGATGAACTTGAAGATGTCCAGGGAAACCGCAGGGTTATAGCCGATAAGCTGATGTTTCCGCTTAATGAATGGATAGGCGCCGAGCAGACACATGAAACGAAAATCCGTCAAGTTACCAGCCATGATGGCGGGAGAGGTGCTGCAGATTATGATTCGGCCTTTAAAGCGACTGACGGATTCTATACGAAGGACAAAAACGCTCTATTGACCCTTTGCTATGCAGACTGCGTGCCCTTATACTTTCTTGCTCCGGCACATGGTATGATTGGGGTGGCACATGCTGGCTGGAAGGGTACCGTTAATGGAATTGCACGAAAAATGGTTGAGGCTTGGCTGAGTGAGGGTATAAAAGCAAATGAGATATTTGCC
This window contains:
- the sigG gene encoding RNA polymerase sporulation sigma factor SigG; translation: MSRNKVEICGVDTSKLPVLKNEEMRKLFKELQDGDISAREKLVNGNLRLVLSVIQRFNNRGEYVDDLFQVGCIGLMKSIDNFDLGQNVKFSTYAVPMIIGEIRRYLRDNNPIRVSRSLRDIAYKALQVKEKLISQTLREPTAEEIAKVLEVPHEEIVFALDAIQDPVSLFEPIYNDGGDPIYVLDQLSDEKNKDSTWIDEIAINEGMRRLNDREKMILRKRFFQGKTQMEVAEEIGISQAQVSRLEKAAIKQMNKNIQQ
- the ftsZ gene encoding cell division protein FtsZ → MLEFDSNLEQLATIKVIGVGGGGNNAVNRMIEHGVQGVEFISVNTDAQALNLSKAEIKMQIGGKLTRGLGAGANPEVGKKAAEESKEQIEEALKGADMVFVTAGMGGGTGTGAAPVIAGIAKDLGALTVGVVTRPFTFEGRKRATQAQGGISSMKESVDTLIVIPNDRLLEIVDKSTPMLEAFREADNVLRQGVQGISDLIAVPGLINLDFADVKTIMSNKGSALMGIGISSGENRAAEAAKKAISSPLLETSIDGAQGVLMNITGGTNLSLFEVQEAADIVATASDQDVNMIFGSVINENLKDEIVVTVIATGFNEVEASIRPTGRPTLGQQQQSRPQTQQTPQQNVKREVKREEVNEQPARNANQGDEALDIPTFLRNRNRRR
- the pgeF gene encoding peptidoglycan editing factor PgeF → MKEPFVLIKDQYMLIDSWRQKNLQLVAGFTTKNGGVSTGDFQTLNTGFHVGDELEDVQGNRRVIADKLMFPLNEWIGAEQTHETKIRQVTSHDGGRGAADYDSAFKATDGFYTKDKNALLTLCYADCVPLYFLAPAHGMIGVAHAGWKGTVNGIARKMVEAWLSEGIKANEIFAVVGPSICSKCYVVDDYVMDLVQNLLVDIDEKPYNLISEGQYQLDLKQLNALILQKSGIPQSQIDVTSYCTSCDHELFFSHRRDNGKTGRLMSFIGWKEDLE
- the sigE gene encoding RNA polymerase sporulation sigma factor SigE, with translation MKKFILRLTYFWYKLLFKLGLKTDEIFYIGGSEALPPPLSKEEEAILINKLPNGDEAARSILIERNLRLVVYIARKFENTGINIEDLISIGTIGLIKAVNTFNPEKKIKLATYASRCIENEILMYLRRNNKIRSEVSFDEPLNIDWDGNELLLSDVLGTDDDIITKDLEANVDRKLLTKALTQLSEREKQIMELRFGLAGGEEKTQKDVADMLGISQSYISRLEKRIIKRLRKEFNKMV
- a CDS encoding YlmC/YmxH family sporulation protein; protein product: MTRISEFQIKDIVNIADGKKLGNMSDLEINTATGKIEAIVVSNGTRLMGFFGKEQDIVIPWRKIKKIGADVILVEHQTVFQAELKDERF
- the spoIIGA gene encoding sigma-E processing peptidase SpoIIGA, producing the protein MTLYLDVIWLLNWLFDCLLLYWTAIILKRRVALWRVCIGGLIGSFIIVLAFTPFYAIADRVYMKILVSLVMVLATFGFNRLKLFMKSVATLYFVTFLSGGILLGLHYLFEFQIVSKDPGQYAGINRFGDPVSWIFIMIGFPLAWQFSKRTLEGMEMTKLTHEQMVSVSVKISDFEGKFHGLVDSGNQLYDPITRSPVMIIALSGGETGIPDDMLELFKNPDNLISQEEQPEYSWTGRMRVIPYKVVGHEHQLLTAIKPDYIKIVQGEKEFHVKQGLVSFTFQQLSPDNSYQSIVHPKMLTGIPVQNAS